One genomic window of Pelagicoccus enzymogenes includes the following:
- a CDS encoding histone deacetylase family protein: protein MLPLFYHPIYTEGIDPSARFPRERYRLLAERLHKHETIELREPRLATRDELALAHDLRYIDTFLANQLDEKAMRRIGLRPWTPAIVERTLRIAGGSLQALDLALETRGIAGNLAGGTHHAYRDFGSGYCIFNDVALCALNALQQKKDQRILSLDLDVHQGDGTASILAREPRVFTCSIHAQSNFPFRKQRSDLDIGLEDQLGDLSYMEILERAMDEIEADRFDLILFQAGVDTLAEDALGNLALTREGLRKRNQKVFELNAQHGIPIVIFMGGGYAKPIELTVDAFEDLFQQAAQAVSSARA, encoded by the coding sequence ATGCTGCCGCTCTTCTACCATCCGATCTACACCGAAGGTATCGATCCCAGCGCCCGCTTCCCGCGAGAACGCTATCGCCTTTTGGCAGAACGGCTGCATAAGCATGAAACCATCGAACTGCGCGAACCGCGTCTCGCCACTCGAGACGAACTCGCCTTGGCCCACGACTTGCGCTACATCGATACCTTCTTGGCAAACCAACTCGACGAGAAAGCCATGCGCCGCATCGGGCTGCGCCCCTGGACTCCAGCCATCGTCGAGCGGACTTTGCGAATAGCTGGCGGCAGCCTGCAAGCCCTCGACCTCGCATTGGAGACAAGGGGAATAGCAGGCAATCTAGCCGGCGGTACCCATCACGCCTACCGTGACTTCGGTTCCGGATACTGCATCTTCAACGACGTGGCGCTTTGCGCGCTGAACGCCCTGCAGCAAAAAAAGGATCAGCGTATCCTCTCCCTCGACCTCGACGTGCATCAAGGAGACGGCACCGCTTCCATCCTAGCCCGGGAGCCTAGAGTATTCACCTGTTCGATACACGCCCAGAGCAACTTTCCTTTTAGAAAACAACGCAGCGATCTCGACATCGGGCTGGAGGACCAGCTCGGCGACCTCTCATACATGGAGATCCTGGAGCGCGCCATGGATGAAATTGAAGCGGATCGCTTCGATCTCATTCTCTTCCAAGCCGGCGTCGATACGCTAGCGGAGGACGCGCTGGGAAACCTCGCCCTCACCCGAGAGGGCCTTCGAAAACGCAACCAGAAAGTCTTCGAACTCAATGCCCAACACGGAATCCCTATCGTGATCTTTATGGGCGGTGGTTACGCGAAGCCGATCGAACTCACTGTGGACGCCTTTGAAGACCTGTTCCAACAAGCAGCGCAGGCAGTCTCCTCCGCTCGAGCTTGA